In Listeria swaminathanii, a single window of DNA contains:
- the cyoE gene encoding heme o synthase has translation MNQIEKTGELSASRFTVRDFTELVKIGIVNSNTITAFTGMWLAFQLNGISFIQNVDVIFFTIVGSALIVAASGAFNNVIDRDIDGIMERTKNRPTMTGKISGKRALMVALVLGVVGTIMLFMTTWQAGVLGVIGVFLYVVVYSLYAKRKLVSNTVIGSFSGAVPPLIGWFAVEPSFSIVPIMLFLVMFCWQPPHFYAIAIKRKDEYAAAGIPMLPVVKGIERTKKSMFFWVILLTILPFFMFELGIVYVILATLLNIGWLALSIYGFKMEDSIKWAKWMFVYSLNYMTILFVAMVVISIFL, from the coding sequence GTGAATCAGATAGAAAAGACTGGGGAGTTATCGGCTAGTAGATTTACTGTCCGTGATTTTACCGAGCTTGTGAAAATTGGTATCGTGAATTCCAATACGATTACTGCTTTTACAGGTATGTGGTTAGCCTTTCAGTTAAATGGAATTTCTTTTATTCAAAATGTAGACGTGATATTTTTTACTATCGTCGGTTCAGCACTTATTGTAGCTGCTTCGGGCGCTTTTAACAATGTCATCGACCGTGATATTGACGGAATTATGGAAAGAACAAAAAACAGACCAACAATGACCGGGAAAATTTCTGGTAAGCGTGCGTTAATGGTCGCGCTTGTGCTAGGTGTTGTCGGCACGATTATGTTGTTTATGACGACTTGGCAAGCAGGAGTTCTTGGCGTTATCGGGGTCTTTTTGTATGTAGTCGTTTACTCACTTTACGCAAAAAGAAAATTAGTTAGTAACACCGTAATTGGTAGTTTTTCGGGCGCTGTGCCACCGCTAATTGGTTGGTTTGCAGTCGAACCATCGTTTAGCATCGTGCCAATCATGCTATTTCTCGTGATGTTTTGTTGGCAGCCACCGCATTTTTATGCGATTGCCATTAAACGGAAAGATGAATATGCAGCTGCGGGAATCCCAATGTTGCCAGTTGTGAAAGGCATTGAACGCACGAAGAAAAGCATGTTTTTCTGGGTAATTTTATTAACTATCCTGCCGTTCTTTATGTTTGAACTAGGCATCGTCTATGTTATTTTAGCAACATTACTTAATATCGGCTGGCTAGCACTGAGCATTTACGGTTTCAAAATGGAAGATAGTATCAAATGGGCAAAATGGATGTTTGTTTACTCATTAAACTATATGACGATTTTATTTGTAGCGATGGTCGTTATTTCGATTTTCCTATAA
- a CDS encoding CAP domain-containing protein, whose translation MKFIMRVAVLLIICLFIGYNTDLFFSKSVEQNTAEDTATKSNFPDEKKTTNENPKQVQDSSSLARFINKNVSELKKEFGDPVRVDKTAYGYDNYIYSQPGTSYMQVGVTNNIVQTVYALGQDLNVMPYTIGMSTEKVFTDANLQSEISFNYKDSYYKFELSEEDLNARPIINIGSGVYAQLNFDKFKSKLISVRYLNKLSFIKMRPYELSYQGEIYEEKLSPEDWNAIDDASSKQVLEITNVIRDRYGIEEVAWDESVAKVAYGHSVDMKKNSYFDHTSPTQGDLSKRLSAGNVKYTKAGENIAYNYVDSAAAVEGWLNSKGHRENLLDGSYTYMGAGTYQKYYTQNFIIK comes from the coding sequence GTGAAATTTATAATGCGAGTAGCTGTGCTATTAATCATTTGCCTGTTCATTGGATACAACACAGATCTATTTTTTAGTAAATCAGTAGAGCAAAATACTGCCGAGGATACTGCAACAAAATCCAATTTTCCTGATGAGAAAAAAACAACAAATGAAAATCCGAAACAAGTGCAAGATAGTTCCAGCTTGGCAAGATTTATTAATAAAAATGTAAGTGAGTTAAAGAAAGAATTTGGCGACCCGGTGCGAGTGGATAAAACAGCATACGGCTATGATAATTACATTTATAGTCAACCCGGAACAAGCTACATGCAAGTCGGCGTAACAAATAATATCGTTCAAACCGTCTACGCGCTAGGGCAAGATTTAAATGTCATGCCATATACAATAGGCATGTCCACCGAAAAAGTATTTACCGATGCTAATTTGCAATCGGAAATATCCTTCAACTATAAAGACAGCTATTATAAATTCGAACTTTCTGAAGAAGACTTAAATGCTCGTCCGATTATCAACATTGGAAGCGGCGTTTATGCGCAACTGAATTTCGATAAATTCAAGTCAAAACTTATTAGTGTACGTTACCTCAATAAATTATCTTTCATCAAAATGCGCCCCTATGAATTATCCTACCAAGGAGAAATTTATGAAGAAAAGTTGTCGCCAGAAGATTGGAATGCGATTGATGACGCTTCAAGTAAGCAAGTTTTAGAAATCACCAATGTCATTCGCGACCGCTATGGTATCGAAGAAGTAGCTTGGGACGAATCGGTTGCTAAAGTTGCTTATGGTCATAGTGTTGATATGAAGAAAAATAGCTATTTCGATCATACTTCACCAACACAAGGTGATTTAAGCAAACGTTTGAGCGCTGGTAATGTCAAATATACAAAAGCCGGAGAAAATATTGCATATAATTATGTCGATAGTGCGGCGGCTGTTGAAGGTTGGCTCAACTCTAAAGGCCACAGAGAGAATTTACTCGATGGTTCTTATACCTATATGGGTGCGGGAACGTATCAGAAATACTATACGCAAAATTTTATTATTAAGTAA
- a CDS encoding MOSC domain-containing protein has translation MKRKIIHLAVGKPKELALPNNKRMMTGIEKKLVKTAQLTMNGFENDAPHNLKYHGGVDRTVCIYPYEHYAKWAEMFGEELQITAFGENLIVTNMLESTVQIGDKFQIGETIIQVTEARNPCSTIEKFNAIPNLYKTIHETGLTGYLCRTIIPGEIKETDEIKQIHQESHGVTVAFCHEKVLHKKGTNEDFERILAVEALSERYRDQVEKRIKK, from the coding sequence ATGAAACGGAAAATCATCCATTTAGCAGTCGGAAAACCGAAAGAACTGGCCCTTCCAAATAATAAACGAATGATGACCGGCATTGAAAAAAAGCTCGTCAAAACAGCGCAATTAACGATGAATGGCTTTGAAAACGATGCTCCGCATAATTTGAAATATCATGGCGGGGTAGACCGGACCGTCTGCATCTATCCCTATGAGCATTACGCAAAATGGGCAGAAATGTTTGGCGAAGAACTACAAATCACCGCTTTTGGCGAAAATCTAATCGTCACAAATATGCTAGAAAGCACGGTTCAAATCGGTGATAAATTTCAAATTGGCGAAACCATCATCCAAGTAACCGAAGCCCGAAACCCGTGCAGCACAATTGAAAAATTCAATGCCATCCCGAATCTCTACAAAACTATCCACGAAACCGGACTAACTGGCTATCTTTGTCGAACAATTATTCCAGGTGAGATAAAAGAAACAGATGAAATCAAACAAATTCACCAAGAGTCACACGGGGTAACCGTTGCCTTTTGCCATGAAAAAGTACTTCATAAAAAAGGAACAAACGAAGACTTTGAGCGTATTTTGGCCGTGGAAGCATTGTCCGAACGCTACCGTGATCAAGTCGAAAAACGAATAAAAAAGTGA
- a CDS encoding copper resistance CopC/CopD family protein — protein sequence MKLMKRVSFIVILLFILIVPVQHVSAHAYLENSNPADQSHIKTAPEKVTLVFNEEIEADFPLIEVKNSSGKRVETGKTAVSKKNNHMVEASLPADLKADVYSVSWRVVSADGHAVTGLISFKLGDTKATFQATEVPSNSADLQISSVQKAILYIGFSLFIGMLLFGLGLYPRKEPLTEKISARLKKVTWTALLFLGVAFLMQLFVQTSITTGVAISESFQPSQLAAFLTTKTGYIWISEFVVWFVLTIFVIIMFRKNKQSSWFALLTETALIGYLIFAKAQNGHAAASADKIVSITADMLHMIAASVWVGGILVLLFVLPRTGKAREIWSRFAIVAIIAVASILVSGLLMAVMNIGQMANLFTTNYGKMLLFKIGLFLLMALLGLGHYIYLKTQNKKIPFKTILVELIIGTIILVVASVLTNVQTPPPPAPKAFDETIAADGEPAKINLRVEPATVGQNQFIITFTSADGAAKTDFEQVTITTKSTKTDEKSTFQAKLANDTQYFAEGLYINQTGKWEITVHGLTKDFTDINQTFTTNITQ from the coding sequence ATGAAATTAATGAAAAGGGTCAGTTTTATTGTCATCTTACTATTTATACTCATCGTGCCGGTTCAGCATGTTTCTGCGCATGCTTATTTGGAAAATTCCAATCCAGCCGATCAATCACATATTAAAACCGCACCAGAAAAAGTAACGCTTGTTTTCAATGAAGAAATTGAAGCAGATTTCCCGTTGATAGAAGTGAAAAATTCTAGCGGGAAACGCGTGGAAACAGGGAAGACGGCTGTTTCTAAAAAAAATAATCATATGGTGGAAGCGTCGTTGCCAGCTGATTTAAAAGCAGATGTCTATTCGGTTTCATGGCGTGTAGTTTCGGCTGATGGTCACGCGGTAACGGGCTTAATTTCTTTTAAGTTAGGCGACACCAAAGCGACATTCCAAGCGACCGAAGTACCGTCGAATAGTGCGGACTTACAAATTAGTTCGGTTCAAAAAGCAATACTATACATAGGATTTTCGTTGTTTATTGGGATGCTGCTGTTCGGCTTAGGCCTTTATCCGCGGAAAGAACCGCTGACCGAGAAAATATCTGCTCGTTTGAAAAAAGTAACGTGGACAGCGCTCCTATTTTTAGGCGTAGCATTCCTCATGCAACTTTTCGTACAAACAAGCATCACAACGGGTGTGGCAATCAGCGAAAGCTTCCAACCAAGCCAGTTAGCGGCTTTCTTAACAACAAAAACTGGTTATATTTGGATTAGTGAGTTTGTTGTCTGGTTCGTACTTACCATTTTTGTTATCATCATGTTCCGCAAAAATAAACAATCGAGCTGGTTCGCGCTTCTGACCGAGACGGCATTAATTGGCTATTTAATTTTCGCGAAGGCTCAGAATGGACATGCTGCAGCGAGTGCCGATAAAATAGTAAGTATCACAGCCGATATGCTTCATATGATTGCGGCAAGTGTTTGGGTTGGCGGAATCTTGGTTCTTTTATTCGTATTACCGCGAACCGGAAAAGCGCGCGAAATTTGGAGTCGGTTTGCAATCGTCGCAATCATTGCAGTCGCATCAATCTTGGTTAGCGGCTTGCTCATGGCGGTTATGAATATCGGCCAAATGGCAAACCTATTTACAACCAATTACGGTAAAATGCTCCTTTTCAAAATCGGCTTATTTTTACTAATGGCCTTACTTGGCCTAGGGCATTACATCTATCTCAAAACCCAAAACAAAAAGATACCATTTAAAACGATTCTCGTCGAACTCATCATTGGCACCATCATCCTTGTAGTCGCAAGTGTTTTAACAAATGTACAAACACCACCGCCACCTGCTCCGAAAGCATTTGACGAAACAATTGCAGCAGACGGCGAACCGGCCAAAATTAATTTACGAGTGGAACCCGCGACAGTCGGCCAAAACCAATTTATCATCACATTCACCTCAGCAGACGGCGCAGCAAAAACGGATTTTGAACAAGTAACCATCACAACAAAATCCACCAAAACCGACGAAAAATCAACTTTCCAAGCAAAACTCGCAAATGATACGCAATATTTTGCAGAAGGACTTTATATTAACCAAACCGGAAAATGGGAAATTACCGTCCATGGCTTAACGAAAGATTTTACCGATATTAATCAAACATTTACGACCAATATTACACAGTAA
- the coaD gene encoding pantetheine-phosphate adenylyltransferase has translation MGEKIAVIPGTFDPITNGHLDIIERAAKIFDVLYVSVLNNSSKKPLFTVEERMEMIKQVTAHLPNVQVESASGLTVDYAAKRGATAIVRGLRAVSDFEYEMQIASMNRTLNAEIETFFVMTNTKYSFLSSSMVKEVAQYQGDIRELVPEVVNEAVQAKFK, from the coding sequence ATGGGAGAAAAAATTGCCGTTATTCCCGGAACATTTGATCCAATTACAAATGGACACTTGGATATTATCGAACGTGCAGCGAAAATTTTTGATGTGCTTTACGTATCCGTTTTAAACAATTCGTCCAAAAAACCACTTTTTACGGTGGAAGAACGAATGGAAATGATCAAACAAGTAACCGCCCATTTGCCGAATGTTCAAGTAGAAAGCGCGAGCGGATTAACGGTTGATTATGCAGCTAAGCGCGGAGCTACTGCGATTGTCAGAGGGCTGCGAGCTGTTAGCGATTTTGAGTATGAGATGCAAATTGCTTCGATGAACCGAACACTTAATGCCGAAATCGAAACTTTTTTTGTGATGACTAACACGAAATATTCCTTTTTAAGTTCGAGCATGGTCAAAGAAGTGGCGCAGTATCAAGGCGATATCCGCGAACTTGTACCCGAAGTCGTGAACGAAGCAGTACAAGCAAAATTTAAGTAA
- a CDS encoding YlbF family regulator gives MLATMENMALLDLSDELASMILDSEEAQNYKRAKEALLNDANSQKNIRQFIRIKDQYEEVQRFGRYHPDYKEVTRKTRAYKREVDMDQNVAAFRRAEMDLQSLLDEISLLLASAVSENIKVPTGNPFFETKSACSTGGCGSGGGCGCSA, from the coding sequence TTGCTCGCTACAATGGAAAATATGGCGCTACTCGATTTATCAGATGAGCTTGCTAGCATGATTCTAGACTCCGAGGAAGCGCAAAATTACAAACGTGCCAAAGAAGCGTTACTCAATGACGCTAATTCACAAAAAAATATTCGTCAATTTATACGAATAAAAGATCAATACGAGGAAGTACAGCGGTTCGGCCGGTACCATCCTGACTATAAAGAAGTAACCAGAAAGACTCGTGCCTATAAGCGCGAAGTCGACATGGACCAAAATGTGGCAGCTTTTCGCCGTGCAGAGATGGACTTACAATCTCTCTTGGATGAAATCAGTCTGCTCCTCGCAAGTGCAGTTTCGGAGAATATCAAAGTACCAACCGGTAATCCGTTTTTTGAAACAAAATCTGCTTGTTCGACAGGTGGATGTGGCAGCGGGGGAGGCTGCGGTTGTTCAGCGTAA
- a CDS encoding SepM family pheromone-processing serine protease, protein MRKEWKKITAIVLLIIIIAGFFIPVPYYISKPGGTEELAPLVTVDDHPNKKDGSLSLVTIAMGKANIYTYMTAKFLPYHELEKDSDVKYDNESDEEYNVRQMQMMNESKNNAIQVAYKAAGQEVKVTYDGVYVLSVKDDVPAANVLHAGDLITEIDGHAFKSSQEFIDYIHSKKVGDTVKINYKHGDKNETSNIKLTAIDKKGTPGIGITLVDDEQITADPTVKIDSEKIGGPSAGLMFSLEIYSRFQKNDLTDGKKIAGTGTIDPDGTVGRIGGIDQKVVAADKSGAKIFFAPNDPITEEMKKSDPSIESNYDTAVKTAKDIDSKMKIVPVKTFQDAVNYLEKLQ, encoded by the coding sequence ATGCGTAAAGAGTGGAAAAAAATAACGGCGATAGTGCTGTTAATCATTATTATAGCGGGCTTTTTTATTCCAGTTCCGTATTATATTTCAAAACCTGGCGGAACCGAAGAACTTGCGCCACTCGTTACAGTTGATGACCATCCTAATAAGAAAGATGGCTCACTTAGTCTAGTGACAATTGCGATGGGAAAAGCGAATATTTATACATATATGACAGCTAAATTCCTGCCATATCATGAACTAGAAAAAGATAGCGACGTAAAATACGACAATGAAAGCGATGAAGAATATAACGTTCGCCAAATGCAAATGATGAACGAATCCAAAAACAATGCTATCCAAGTTGCCTATAAAGCAGCCGGCCAAGAAGTCAAAGTCACTTATGATGGCGTATACGTTTTAAGTGTAAAAGATGACGTCCCAGCAGCCAATGTCCTTCACGCTGGCGATTTAATTACCGAAATTGACGGACATGCCTTTAAATCAAGCCAAGAATTTATTGACTACATCCACAGCAAGAAAGTGGGCGACACAGTCAAAATTAACTACAAACACGGTGATAAAAACGAAACATCGAACATCAAACTAACCGCGATTGATAAAAAAGGCACACCAGGAATTGGAATTACACTAGTAGATGACGAACAAATCACCGCAGATCCAACTGTGAAAATTGATTCCGAAAAAATCGGCGGGCCTTCTGCTGGTTTAATGTTCAGCCTAGAAATTTACAGCCGTTTCCAAAAAAATGACCTTACAGATGGTAAAAAAATCGCTGGAACTGGAACGATTGACCCTGATGGCACCGTTGGCAGAATCGGTGGGATTGATCAAAAAGTCGTTGCGGCAGATAAAAGCGGCGCGAAAATTTTCTTTGCACCAAATGATCCTATTACCGAAGAAATGAAAAAAAGCGACCCGAGTATCGAAAGCAACTACGACACTGCTGTAAAAACAGCGAAAGACATTGACTCTAAAATGAAAATTGTCCCAGTGAAAACATTCCAAGATGCTGTTAACTATTTAGAAAAACTACAATAA
- a CDS encoding YcnI family copper-binding membrane protein: protein MKKIISSLVILLAVFIIPFQASAHVSVQPSESSVESWETYTMKVPSEKDAASKKIVLKVPKGVSFESYEPVPGWTTTVDKKNAIVTWQTEGNGIEKGQFQRFSFIAKNPSEEGEIAWNAYQYYEDGSIVEWVGAEDSETPHATTKIVKESSKSSTGSHGEMVAGAENTAGDTSESDDNTILLWTAVAISVLALITGILAILSRKK from the coding sequence ATGAAAAAAATTATTAGTTCGCTCGTCATTTTATTAGCTGTTTTCATCATTCCATTCCAAGCAAGCGCTCATGTTTCCGTTCAACCAAGCGAGTCGAGCGTTGAATCTTGGGAAACATACACAATGAAAGTCCCATCAGAAAAAGACGCCGCATCTAAGAAAATCGTTTTAAAAGTACCAAAAGGAGTTTCATTCGAATCGTACGAACCCGTGCCAGGCTGGACAACAACTGTGGATAAGAAAAACGCTATAGTAACTTGGCAAACAGAAGGGAACGGCATTGAAAAAGGCCAATTCCAACGTTTTAGTTTTATCGCTAAAAACCCAAGTGAAGAAGGAGAAATCGCTTGGAATGCCTACCAATATTATGAAGATGGTTCGATTGTTGAATGGGTTGGAGCGGAAGACTCTGAGACCCCGCATGCGACAACAAAAATCGTGAAAGAATCGTCTAAATCAAGCACTGGTTCACACGGAGAAATGGTGGCGGGAGCAGAGAATACGGCAGGAGATACGAGTGAATCCGATGACAATACTATTTTGCTATGGACCGCAGTAGCTATTAGCGTTCTTGCACTTATCACAGGAATTCTTGCCATTTTAAGCCGGAAAAAATAA
- a CDS encoding YlbG family protein, producing the protein MENDRQAIVVWMNHLKQVRSLKRFGNVHYVSRKLKYAVLYCDMAEVEDISNKVSRFHYVKRVEMSFRPFLKTEYESKKELMYEHKNEDVQISI; encoded by the coding sequence ATGGAAAATGATAGACAAGCTATCGTCGTTTGGATGAATCATCTTAAACAAGTTAGATCTTTGAAGCGATTTGGGAATGTTCATTATGTATCGCGCAAGTTAAAATATGCGGTATTATATTGTGATATGGCCGAAGTAGAAGATATCTCTAACAAAGTTTCTCGTTTTCATTATGTGAAACGCGTGGAAATGTCTTTCCGTCCGTTCTTAAAAACAGAATACGAATCCAAAAAAGAATTGATGTACGAACATAAAAACGAAGATGTGCAAATTAGTATTTAA
- a CDS encoding COX15/CtaA family protein — MKKFLKVWSVLTIICMTVVVFGGALVTKTGSADGCGNSWPLCNGQLVHLTDVTPEKLIEFMHRMTTGISSIFVIVLAICAWIYMKNRRETKPLAIIAVSFLIIQALMGMAAVVWGQNPYIMALHFGISIICYASIVLLALMIFEVDRKFDARNLVMGAKLRVNIYALTIYTYLAVYTGALVRHEKASMAVPVWPFENGHFIMPTSVQDYVQYFHRLAAFILIVWLLYVTWLVFRDYRRYRVLTFSMVLSLVFIALQAVTGALSVYTGVNLYIALAHSLIITMLFALLCYLCLLASRSKSNRLRIK, encoded by the coding sequence ATGAAAAAATTCTTGAAAGTTTGGTCCGTACTAACGATTATTTGTATGACGGTCGTTGTGTTTGGCGGAGCGCTTGTGACGAAAACGGGCTCAGCAGACGGTTGTGGTAATAGTTGGCCGCTTTGTAATGGACAATTAGTTCATTTAACAGATGTCACTCCGGAGAAATTAATTGAATTCATGCACCGAATGACGACGGGAATCAGCTCGATTTTTGTTATTGTTTTAGCGATTTGTGCTTGGATTTACATGAAAAATCGTCGGGAAACTAAACCACTTGCGATTATCGCTGTATCGTTTCTAATTATTCAAGCGTTAATGGGAATGGCGGCTGTTGTTTGGGGACAAAATCCGTACATCATGGCGCTGCACTTTGGTATTTCGATCATTTGTTATGCTTCTATTGTATTGCTTGCCTTAATGATTTTCGAGGTAGACAGAAAATTTGATGCTAGAAACCTCGTGATGGGGGCAAAATTACGCGTTAATATTTATGCGCTAACGATTTACACGTACTTAGCGGTTTACACTGGTGCGCTCGTACGACATGAAAAAGCAAGTATGGCTGTTCCGGTTTGGCCTTTTGAAAATGGTCACTTTATCATGCCTACTTCTGTGCAAGACTATGTACAGTATTTCCACCGATTAGCGGCCTTTATCCTGATTGTTTGGTTGCTGTATGTAACGTGGCTTGTGTTCCGGGATTATAGAAGATACCGGGTACTCACTTTTAGCATGGTATTGTCGCTTGTGTTTATTGCACTTCAAGCCGTTACTGGTGCGCTTTCTGTTTATACAGGAGTGAACTTATATATCGCGCTTGCCCATAGCTTAATTATTACAATGTTGTTCGCGCTACTTTGCTACTTATGTTTACTGGCATCAAGAAGTAAAAGTAATCGACTACGAATAAAATAA
- the mscL gene encoding large conductance mechanosensitive channel protein MscL, giving the protein MKKMLVEFRDFALKGNVLDLAVAVVIGAAFGKIVSSLVDNIIMPLVGVLLGGLDFTDLSFKVGKSVIQYGAFIQSIVDFVIIAFAIFIFVKILTSFIKKKEQPTEETPVPPTEEYLKEIRDLLKEQQK; this is encoded by the coding sequence ATGAAAAAAATGTTAGTAGAATTTAGAGATTTCGCGTTAAAAGGGAACGTACTTGACCTCGCTGTTGCGGTAGTTATCGGGGCTGCATTCGGGAAAATTGTTTCATCTTTAGTAGATAATATTATTATGCCACTTGTTGGTGTGCTTCTAGGTGGGCTTGATTTTACAGATTTAAGTTTCAAAGTCGGTAAATCAGTTATTCAGTATGGTGCATTCATTCAATCCATCGTTGACTTTGTCATCATCGCTTTTGCCATATTTATTTTTGTCAAAATACTTACTAGCTTTATTAAGAAAAAAGAGCAACCTACGGAAGAAACACCAGTACCTCCAACCGAGGAATACTTAAAAGAAATTCGCGATTTATTAAAAGAACAACAAAAATAA
- the rsmD gene encoding 16S rRNA (guanine(966)-N(2))-methyltransferase RsmD, producing the protein MRVIAGERKGHALKAVPGNNTRPTTDKVKESLFSIIGPFFDGDIVLDLFAGSGGLGIEALSRGAERAVFIDQATLAIKTIRQNLEGCHFTERAEVYRNDAERALKLLHKNEWKFDLVFLDPPYKKQQLEKLMIALEKLELVSDQARIICEHDKEAVMPDTIGKFEKIRSVSYGITVLSIFEFQEA; encoded by the coding sequence ATGAGAGTCATTGCAGGAGAACGAAAAGGACATGCTTTAAAAGCAGTTCCAGGAAATAATACAAGACCGACAACAGATAAAGTAAAAGAATCATTATTTTCGATTATTGGTCCCTTTTTTGATGGTGATATCGTTCTGGATTTATTTGCCGGAAGTGGCGGTCTTGGAATCGAAGCACTAAGCCGGGGTGCCGAACGAGCAGTATTTATTGACCAAGCAACACTGGCGATTAAAACAATCCGTCAAAACCTTGAAGGCTGTCATTTTACCGAGCGTGCGGAAGTCTACCGAAATGACGCCGAACGAGCACTCAAACTACTCCACAAAAATGAGTGGAAATTCGACCTTGTTTTCTTAGATCCACCATATAAAAAGCAACAATTAGAAAAATTAATGATTGCTTTGGAAAAACTAGAACTAGTGAGCGATCAGGCAAGAATCATTTGCGAGCATGACAAAGAAGCCGTTATGCCAGACACCATTGGAAAATTCGAGAAAATCAGATCAGTTTCATATGGAATTACTGTTTTATCGATATTTGAATTTCAGGAGGCGTAG
- a CDS encoding potassium channel family protein gives MDKTKRKMIYETFMLILILLSLALLPYRNTFTFILNWIIWLIFTLDYLVRLYRADSRWHYVKTHPFQLIAIIPFYTGFRAARIVSFVHLLTITAMGRRYIVPIYNFFRSNGLNRFLMIFVLLVIIIPVPMVFIEPEINNYPDALWWAIVTATTVGYGDIVPVTPIGRILASIMMLFGIAFIGMITSTITNFFRTKKPTASSTQRASKITQLIADTPDLTKDEIAVVEQFLTLRKKELADENTKSDSE, from the coding sequence TTGGATAAAACAAAGAGAAAAATGATTTATGAGACTTTTATGCTTATTCTCATATTACTTTCCCTTGCCCTATTACCGTACAGAAATACCTTTACTTTTATATTAAATTGGATTATTTGGCTGATATTTACGCTTGATTACTTGGTTCGGCTTTACCGGGCTGATAGTAGATGGCATTATGTCAAAACACATCCGTTTCAACTGATTGCGATTATTCCATTCTACACTGGCTTCCGAGCGGCTCGGATTGTTAGCTTTGTCCATCTTTTAACGATTACTGCGATGGGAAGACGATATATTGTTCCGATTTATAACTTTTTCCGTTCCAATGGTTTGAATCGATTTTTAATGATTTTCGTATTGCTCGTAATTATTATCCCTGTTCCGATGGTCTTTATTGAACCGGAGATAAATAATTATCCGGATGCGCTTTGGTGGGCGATTGTTACGGCGACAACGGTTGGTTATGGTGATATTGTTCCTGTAACACCGATTGGCCGGATTTTGGCGTCAATTATGATGCTGTTCGGTATCGCGTTTATCGGGATGATTACTAGTACGATAACTAACTTTTTCCGTACTAAAAAACCGACTGCCTCCAGCACACAAAGAGCGAGTAAGATTACCCAATTAATTGCAGATACGCCAGATTTAACGAAAGATGAAATCGCGGTCGTAGAGCAATTTCTAACATTAAGAAAAAAAGAATTAGCCGATGAAAATACAAAAAGTGATAGCGAATGA